From one Thermomicrobiales bacterium genomic stretch:
- a CDS encoding N-acetylmuramoyl-L-alanine amidase, translating to MATTPTRRAGTKSLLRALIVLLGAMVLLASCARGGGESTDPTALPATVTTTPTPTAHGATQPAVTIRPSPTRAPPRSPIATATSAPTPTLAPTPTATSEPTHAPEPTATPSPTSTGGRPVIVLDAGHDPSTGGALGVEHVDTLRTALATRDVLEAAGYDVRLTRADAETVLLDRADLRPWNADTMELGYVQGYVHASAAIALDADLLISLHYNGSSDPAAAGMTIYYCDAGGEQNAQFAVVVRDALVDALASVGYEPPYAVTAEDGTIGKAYGHLATLGNAYDAPFVFAGNRLVGVPAVLTEPLFETNPDERALLNDQSTYDALARGYLVAVNAWFGR from the coding sequence GTGGCCACGACCCCTACGCGGCGGGCGGGCACTAAGAGCCTGTTGCGAGCGCTCATCGTGCTGCTGGGCGCGATGGTGCTGCTCGCCAGTTGCGCCAGAGGTGGGGGCGAATCGACCGATCCCACCGCGTTGCCGGCCACCGTCACCACGACGCCAACCCCGACGGCCCACGGGGCAACGCAACCGGCGGTCACTATCCGGCCCTCGCCGACTCGCGCGCCGCCGCGCAGCCCGATAGCGACTGCGACTAGCGCGCCAACGCCCACACTCGCACCGACGCCGACGGCCACCTCGGAACCCACACACGCGCCTGAGCCGACAGCCACTCCGTCGCCCACCTCGACCGGCGGCCGGCCGGTGATCGTCCTCGATGCCGGCCACGATCCGTCCACCGGCGGCGCGCTGGGCGTCGAGCATGTGGACACGTTGCGGACAGCGCTGGCGACTCGCGACGTGCTCGAGGCGGCTGGCTACGATGTCCGCCTGACCCGGGCAGACGCGGAGACCGTCCTGCTCGACCGGGCGGACCTGCGACCGTGGAATGCAGACACAATGGAGCTCGGCTACGTCCAGGGGTATGTCCATGCGAGCGCCGCGATCGCGCTTGACGCAGACCTGCTGATCTCACTGCACTACAACGGCAGCTCCGATCCGGCGGCGGCAGGGATGACGATTTACTACTGCGATGCTGGTGGAGAGCAGAATGCGCAATTCGCCGTTGTTGTCCGAGACGCGCTCGTCGACGCGCTGGCGTCGGTCGGCTATGAGCCGCCGTACGCAGTGACAGCTGAAGATGGCACGATCGGGAAGGCGTATGGCCATCTGGCGACGCTTGGCAATGCCTATGACGCGCCGTTTGTATTCGCGGGGAACCGGCTGGTGGGTGTGCCGGCGGTGTTGACCGAGCCGCTCTTCGAGACGAACCCGGACGAGCGCGCGTTATTGAACGATCAGTCTACCTACGATGCGCTCGCCCGCGGCTATCTCGTGGCAGTGAATGCCTGGTTCGGCCGTTAG